Sequence from the Magallana gigas chromosome 4, xbMagGiga1.1, whole genome shotgun sequence genome:
aaaactttatattttagGTCCCCAGGGTTACTCAGTTGATCTTTTGCAATTGGTCTCCATCCGTCGTCGTCTGTCGTCCTTCGTGCGTTAAAGTTTAAATTTCTACCTTCTTTAAAAACTGCATGGTTAATTGTTAGCAATTTTGGTGTgaaagaggaatctaaattgcgAAATTGAAAACTTTAACAACCCCAGGGCCTCAttggcggggccaaatatgcaaaagggcctaaattttcaaaaattgtcttCTCTTTTCCCACACATGTGGGAAAAAAAGTAATGCATAGTTATGATAACCATGAAGTCCTCTACCAAAAATTCTGGAATTTATGGCATCTAGGTCAGGGATTCAGACTAGGGTTGGGCCGATATGGTCATAaagtaaacatgtataaaatctcCTTAGTGAAATTAATGACCCCTGGGACATTCATTTAATggaaatgtattaaatcttagaaaatcctCTTTTTTACTCCCTCACATGTTTGTAAAATACTAAATACGTAGTAATGATTTCCCGAAAGTCCTCTACCTAAATCGGAAATTCACAGCCTTTGGGTGAGGGGTTCAGGCCTGTTTAGACAAGCACCAAGAAAACACGTGTGTCCATTTCTAACGTTTATTCCAGAACAACAGAAAACGTGACGTCATACACCTAAGTACACATAAAGGTCACATGTTACACAAACAGCTGAttcaacataaaaaatgaatgaaacatGAAACACCTTCCCCTCCCAGTTAAGAAAATACAGTAAATTTCAAACAAGTTCCTATTGGCTAACAGTGTGACTAGAAGAAATTTAAAGGTAAGTAACCTTATTACAATGGACATATATGATACACATGAGACACAAACATTACAGACTTGGAACACAAGTCTTCTACTAATGACACATTCATACAACACATAGTCATTCAACAAACATAATCTTTCAGGTTCTTTGGACGTCTGATAGCTCGTCCACTGCGCGTTTGAGTGACTCCAGGCGACTGCGGAACCGTAGGAATATCACACGCGTTTTGTTTTTGCGGTCACAATTCCTTATCGGTGACCGGTGGACGTGGATCGGCATCTGGGACGAACGTTTCGGAGGGTATTACCGGTTCACTATCATTTGAGTGTACAGGTCTGCCGGTTTTCTGGAGATGTCGGCGGTTCCAACAATGTACGGTCGCCTTTTTGTATCTGCTTCCTGTACAGTTCCTTGAGTGTGTTCCTCTGGGAGTTTCAACATTGTACGGTCGCCTTTTTGTATCTGCTTCCTGTAAGGTTCCTTGAGTAAGCCATAATTTGTCCTTGTCTATTTTGAATCTGACAGAATCTCCTGGCTTTAGTATGGGTAACGGTTGCGCGTTGTAATGTTGGTCATAACTACATTTGTACCGTTCCTTGTATCGTTGATCGCGAAAGAAAACGTCATCACGGTCCATCCATTCTGGGTCTAGCATTTCCGGTATCTGGGCTTTTACCCGTCGTTTCAATAGGGGTATTGCGGTACGATTGTAATGCTTTGAAGATATTATCCTGGCGGAGAATTCGTTTTGGGATCTTTACGGAACTTTCTGCTTCCAAGTTGGATTATGGATAATGAAAACTTGCAAACGTCTGTCGAAATTTGTAATCTTCTGCAAATTAGTGAAAAGCTCCCGAGGTAAATTGGGTACCGTTATCAGATACCAACTCTTCTCGTATTCCCCATCGAGCAAATATATTCTTCATTTTCCCGATAACATGTGCACTGGTGATAGACTGTAAGAAAGCTATTTCAATAATCCTGGAAAAATAGTCAATGACAACTATAAAGTGGTTTTCATTCAACTCTCAAAGGTCTGCAGCGACTTTTTGCCATGGTCGATTAGGTAAAGGAGTAAACTTCAAAGGTTCTCTTTGTTGCGATTGACGGTGTGTTTGGCAAAATTCGCATAATTTGGCAGAATTAACAAAATTGCGAATGTCCTGTGTGATACCAGTCACCAAGCTGAATCCTACTTCACagattttaagatttattttccATGCTGCTTCATCCTCATTACAGGTTGTGACAGATCCAAGAAATCCTGTTTCCTCATATGGTTCTTCCGGCTCGGATTGCACTATCTTTGCTATGCTATTCTGGTTACAACACACAGCAAAGTGATCATATTGGTGACACCGTCTGCACTGTTTGCCTCTAGCAAAGCAATTATCCCTTGCATGGTGTAGGTTACACTTGTTGCATTTCCCTTGACCTTGTCTCCTGTGATGGTTACCTCTGACACGGCTCTGTGTGTATCTGTGTCCACGACCTCGACCTCTGCTTCGGCTGTTATTGCTCTGCGGACTCTGACATGTAGGGCCTGCTTGCGAACTGCCTCCACGTTTGTAGCTGACACACTCTTGTCCTTGATCTGTGATTTCACCATTTCTGATTGCCGCACAGTTTCGACTGCTTTCTCGAGGGTCAGATCTGATCTGAGCTGTAATTTTTCTGAGAGTTCTATGTCAAAATTATCACGTTTGCTTTCATCGTAAAACATTTTGCGTAAATAAGAACATAACTCACTTCTTCATTCAATCAACAGTCGCCGAACATTCTATAAGGTGATGCTCCTCAATGTCACGAGCATTTCACCACGTTCACAGCGACGTCACATTTTGATTTGACATCTTGAAGCGCCGCATACAAAGGAAGAATAACATTTGATTGGCGCAGAACTCTAGATCTATCGATGACATGAGGGTCCTATTGTAAGtcatgattatacatgtatcatactaGGAAAAAAATATGCGATAAAAGAGAGCTCGGTAGCTATGCTCCTTCCATCCTAATCGCTTAAAATTAACTTACTATGATTTAACTAATACTAAATATTAATTCAGCTTTACTTTGataattaatcaaaatgattGGCTTTCAATTCATCATAATAATAATGGTAGAAAAAATGCAGACAATTTCTTTGGGAAGTATCAATGACACCTTAGGTCAAACTTTTTCTTTATCTCAGTGCAAagacaatatatagaatatgtAATACCATGtccatgtaaattttgaattgtactGATCATAGATTTATTGATCAAATACTGGCAATAGTGAACACACTTTTTTCTGTGATAGAAGATACATAAAGCGTATTGCAATCATCGTTCCCAAATCATAAGAGAAACTTGCtttcaaaactaaaatacaAGTAAGTGTAAACTGTTTTACCTGGAAACTTGAACAGTCAGCATATCATTTACAACATTCACCATTGAATAGCATAGCATTgcaatctcataccatagcattggaatctcataccatagcatacaatctcatggTATCTCATTCGTAATATTATACCATAGAATACCGTAGCAaagcatacaacattattttaactcggttttaaatatctttatttgaaaaaataaatgttcacattgcagattagtggtaaactttggcttttCATCATAttacttcgaaatgtgtggaactcttctgtgtatggaggtgtttttgttcaaatatcataccatagcatagtaTAGCATACCATATTATtgagcccttcatttcaatctCTCATAGTATAGCATACAAATATCATAGCATATCATTGAGatttcatagcatatcattaaaattgcataccatagcatagcataaaattgtaaaagatatgcatgaaatgactgtaccAAGATAACAGGAATCAAGAAACAGAAGAATAATCAAGAAAACAATCTGATATTGAGTACTAAACTCATACCAAGAGCAAGTTTaacatttatattcaaatttctGTCATGTTCGAGATATTCTTATACACACTTATGTATATAGCCACTGGGAACAATCGCAACTTCACGGGCCTCTCTAAcagagctcggaaaaacacatCGAAGTATTAAAATTACCGAATGTTAGAAATTTATCCAAAATGGCGGAGCTTATCATCAACTTAAGTATCGgctatattttagggtatatcattaATCTTAATGATTATGAGATAATGACAAGCTCAAATTTTAACAGAtctaaaatgtgttgtatttttatCAACGTTTATATAAAGGAGAGTTCTCGTGGCGCCTTTGTAATACATtggaggtgtttttccgagctttgCCGGAAAGGCAGGAGAGGTGGCGATTGCCACTTGAAATAACGATTTATTCTAATTCTCATGGCCTTTAGGATATTGTTGCCGCTTTTAGCTATTTTCCCGTTACAACATTAGAGTTAACGGAAAacatcaacaaaacaaaacaaaaaacaaaccgaTCCTAATAACTAAActgaaaatttaatcaaaacatttatCCAACAACCGGATGACGGCTGTCAATGGGTGACAACAAATAACCAGAGAATGTGCTGTACACCTCATCCCCGCCCCCATACAGGAACGAGTCGTGGTGCTTGATGTCCAAATACACAGTGTCTCCGGCCACTAGCTCCAAGACGGCCGAGTTACTTCCGGGGCCGTAACTTCCGGAGGTGTGGCCATAGAGGGAGTTCACGTAGATGTAATTGTGGTAGAGCTCCACCCATGCCTCCTGTCCCTGCTGGGCAAGGGCGTGGTAGTGGAAGGCGTAGAGACCTCCCACTGACGCCGTGAAGACGCCGGTGTTGACGTTAAAGTCTTGTCCTAGATTGACAAAAACTCGGTCAAAAACCACTTTTGGGCCGTTGGTTGAAGCTTCATTATGGGTGAGACCAACTGAGAAAGCGATTTCTTGGTGTGTATTATGTCCtgtcaataattaaaaaaaatgaagcagAAATTACATATAGGTAAAGTAACGTTCTTTAgttgatttctttcttttacttGAAATGACAGACTAAAACCTCCATAAAAATAAGACAGTGaccaaaacatttattatttctaaGAATACAAATGGATCCATCAGAAAAACGTACCACTTCCGGATCCATGAACAGTGGGTGAAAGGAGGGCCCCACAGAACGTCGTGTAATACTCATCAGAGTCCCCGTACAGTTTTACGTCAGTTCCGGGCCTGGCCTTGACCTTGATGGTATCCCCCTTCTTAAGGTGAAGGACGACTGAGTTTCCGGAATCGGCGTAGGATCCAGACGTGTATCCATAGGTAGCCACCACGTACTGATCGTTGTGGAAAAGTTCAAGCCAGGCCTCCTGTTAAATAGCACGGTGATTTAAACCATCGGTTTTAGTTATAGATTAGAATGGGTCTAAGtttattaagaataaaaagCTTTCCGTGTCCAATATCTAATTAGTACTTTTTCCTAATTATTATTAAGTCTGTGGTTGATCTTAGTTTAATGCTAAACTAATGAAGAACCCACTTCGTCGGCATGGCTTAGAGCATGGAAATGGAAGACGTAAGTTCCTTCAAGGGGAGCAGTGAATGTGCCGGAAGTCGTGTCGTATGTGTTGCCGATGTTCGTGATAGCGGTGTCGTAAATGACGGCAGAACCGTCACTGATGGAGGCGTTGACTGTCATCACTGCAGAAAACCCAACGGCTCCGTAGGCGTTCACTGCGTCCAGTTCTAAGGAACAGAAAACGATCACACGGTTATACgagtgtttgtttgtttatattcTAAGGGGACTGATTTGGGTTTTACTGCGTAAAATATTTGCGAAGTTCCAAAAAAATCTACGATTTGGTTCATATTAGGGACCATCTtaaaatacaggtacatttactataagaatatataggaaattgtcattttccgcactttGAAGCAGATTAAAAGATACTACAATatctattttcttttaattgtaatatgtaatatatgtaattagtaacatcatattttgattaattcaaaaattaaaaaaaaataaccttgaggaaaacatttttctgtatgtaaaattgttacttttttaaatgttatttcttaattataactTCTTTTAtagtactcctacaaagcttcatttatTAATAACGTCAAAAAAGCACAACGTCAACGCTCAAATACCGAACAAcggaaaagttgtttaaaaaaaaataaaatgtttcttaaaatatctaaatattttaatctttattttgtttattgtggcCAATATAATAATTGGTATTCAAACAGTTTCATAAAACGTATGgatacacaatattttattagactGCAGGAATACatgcgcaatgaaaactaaagtcggcctccgtaaattaatattaatgaaaaaaatatatgtatatatcacgGTTTTGTGTTAGTGAAGAAGATAATTATTTGCTTCGTCTTCATTTAAAAACTACCAATTTAGTatgaagaggggggggggggcgccaAAATGATACGTGCCGACATTATCCGCATACAAAAGTTCCCCAGTGAAAGTAGTGTAAATCTGGTCTCCCTGTCCAAATAAGGTTTGGTCGTAGTCGTCATGGGCCTTCAAGTAAACTTTGTCACCGACATTCAAATGCAAAATGGCGGCATTTCCGGCATCAGCGTAGTCAGCATATGTGTATGCATAAACTGAAATAAATACACGACATGCAATCAAAGTGACAATTTAAAGGAAAGAACACAGGTGATGAATGTACTTGTAAATTGTTTAACAACGCTCTGACAACTCACCGGAAGCAATTAATTGgtcatttttcatcatttcaaGCCACAGCTCCCAATTTTGTTCAGTCAAACCATAAAAGGTAAAGGCATAGAGACCAGGAGTCTGGCACACAAAAGATCCATCAGCGTCGAAGTTCGCCCCGAACTCTGTGATTCTTTTGTTGAACGGGATTTTCTCACCCTTGGTCAAGTGGAGGTTAGCAGTCTGTCCTTTGGTGAATGCAGTCGGTGTTTGTGTGTTTCCAGGGTCTTGTGTATGTACCACTAGATAACAATATAGTCAATATATAGAAGACCAGAGAACATTGTCACATCAATACGTAACAGAATAtgatagggttttttttaaattcatcctttcattttgttttacttcgaaagttatttttagttttttaaaaatatattattgacaTATCATGAatatataagaatttaaaaaagctTAACTTTCAATATTTTCCTTCCATTTATTGTTCATTTGTTCCTATGACATGACAAGCAAGTGCTTACATCGATTAATGTAGTAGAGAGTTTAAAACTGCTTAACCCctgtatatatttcaatatattttagtCACATTTCTGAATGATACATTAATATGTCCGTGACTTCGGAATATGAGAATATTAAGAAACAAGTACAAAGCTCATTACCAAAGGGTACCACAAGGAGTACTGCCAGCCAAGTTGTGTACATCTTGTCAACTAAAGGAAAGTCAATAAATATAGAAGTAAAACTCAATTTCtcaataaaacaagaggcccatgggaccacatcgctcacctgagcaacaatgggcgttaaaaagatatagtgccttatggtccctcggtagaataacaaaaaatatatattataaagtattcgaattttacacttatttttgcaaacacgtaatctttgacattgtaccttcatgaaatactatttttttaccagaataagaaaatcctacgcaagatataaaactaaacatttggtaggggtacactgttaaggtatcccactcctcaatgttgttgtatcaagattttcttgagaagtatatcattgaaatctgtggacataacaaacttaaaaaatacaaagataatgggggatcagtatccatgcctctgagttatggcccatttaatttgacctttttgcacctaaaatgcaatttcatcctgattaggatttgttgtcagtttTTTTGATgaagcaaacttatttcttcaaatattgtttttaattatgcacaatggtcacactgaatagagggattacgaaaaaaatttgtacaaagctgcataaattttttggtgacctttttgcacttaaaatagacaatttctataaaagttacaatttgatttgaaataaaaactttttgaatatcaagaattctataagattaatccagtttgcctaaatatgtattcagtatcattttgacataatataacatgggggtcagtgatgtcaaattttagatataggacttcaaaggtaaaattctcgcaaaatttggcttaaaaaaattcagacatgttctatatatatgcACGGCTATCATATTCTCAagttttgattttgtacatgtcacacagaacctataaaatatgttacaaa
This genomic interval carries:
- the LOC105321924 gene encoding complement C1q tumor necrosis factor-related protein 4 isoform X1, producing MTQFMYFLLLICQSYSLKSSYSDSGTQTVDKMYTTWLAVLLVVPFVVHTQDPGNTQTPTAFTKGQTANLHLTKGEKIPFNKRITEFGANFDADGSFVCQTPGLYAFTFYGLTEQNWELWLEMMKNDQLIASVYAYTYADYADAGNAAILHLNVGDKVYLKAHDDYDQTLFGQGDQIYTTFTGELLYADNVELDAVNAYGAVGFSAVMTVNASISDGSAVIYDTAITNIGNTYDTTSGTFTAPLEGTYVFHFHALSHADEEAWLELFHNDQYVVATYGYTSGSYADSGNSVVLHLKKGDTIKVKARPGTDVKLYGDSDEYYTTFCGALLSPTVHGSGSGHNTHQEIAFSVGLTHNEASTNGPKVVFDRVFVNLGQDFNVNTGVFTASVGGLYAFHYHALAQQGQEAWVELYHNYIYVNSLYGHTSGSYGPGSNSAVLELVAGDTVYLDIKHHDSFLYGGGDEVYSTFSGYLLSPIDSRHPVVG
- the LOC105321924 gene encoding complement C1q tumor necrosis factor-related protein 4 isoform X2, with the protein product MYTTWLAVLLVVPFVVHTQDPGNTQTPTAFTKGQTANLHLTKGEKIPFNKRITEFGANFDADGSFVCQTPGLYAFTFYGLTEQNWELWLEMMKNDQLIASVYAYTYADYADAGNAAILHLNVGDKVYLKAHDDYDQTLFGQGDQIYTTFTGELLYADNVELDAVNAYGAVGFSAVMTVNASISDGSAVIYDTAITNIGNTYDTTSGTFTAPLEGTYVFHFHALSHADEEAWLELFHNDQYVVATYGYTSGSYADSGNSVVLHLKKGDTIKVKARPGTDVKLYGDSDEYYTTFCGALLSPTVHGSGSGHNTHQEIAFSVGLTHNEASTNGPKVVFDRVFVNLGQDFNVNTGVFTASVGGLYAFHYHALAQQGQEAWVELYHNYIYVNSLYGHTSGSYGPGSNSAVLELVAGDTVYLDIKHHDSFLYGGGDEVYSTFSGYLLSPIDSRHPVVG